A single genomic interval of Chrysemys picta bellii isolate R12L10 chromosome 8, ASM1138683v2, whole genome shotgun sequence harbors:
- the LOC112059815 gene encoding ovomucoid-like produces the protein MKTAAVVVFLALGLFFSFQDATGQDGKPQGFCSEYKKPPSVCTKDFHPICGTDNKTYSNKCFFCKAVWANLGSLCFKQEGEC, from the exons ATGAAGACAGCAGCTGTCGTTGTGTTCCTCGCTCTGGGGCTCTTCTTCAGCTTTCAGG ATGCTACTGGTCAGGATGGTAAG CCACAGGGTTTCTGCAGTGAGTACAAGAAGCCACCTTCTGTCTGCACCAAGGACTTCCACCCGATCTGTGGCACTGATAACAAAACATACAGCAACAAATGCTTCTTTTGCAAAGCAGTCTG GGCAAATCTTGGAAGTCTTTGCTTTAAGCAAGAAGGAGAATGCTGA
- the LOC135973311 gene encoding ovomucoid-like, with translation MKTAAVVVFLALGLFSSFQDAVGDGGQGFCSEYKSPPTACTLDYRPVCGTDGKTYGNKCAFCGAVFENLGSLCFARLGEC, from the exons ATGAAGACAGCAGCTGTCGTTGTGTTCCTCGCTCTGGGGCTCTTCTCCAGCTTTCAGG atgCTGTCGGCGATGGTGGTCAG GGGTTCTGCAGTGAGTACAAGAGTCCTCCAACTGCCTGCACCTTGGACTACCGCCCCGTCTGTGGCACTGATGGCAAGACATACGGCAACAAATGTGCCTTTTGTGGCGCAGTCTT TGAAAACCTTGGAAGTCTTTGCTTTGCGCGACTTGGAGAATGCTGA